In Cryptomeria japonica chromosome 10, Sugi_1.0, whole genome shotgun sequence, a genomic segment contains:
- the LOC131060863 gene encoding pentatricopeptide repeat-containing protein At1g09900-like → MEAAFKVYDRMHDFCEPNVDTFNALLNALVQNNSFETAISFFNKLVCAKVPVSVTTFNIAMNELCKVHRVEDVVELLSQMPEHRYLPDTYTYNTPIRGFCDKGNTEEAVELLVEMTSKKINPTVRTLNTLVHGFCKAGDPKRALEICNEFLTTGSFANVVTYTLLIWGMAKEGYIDQAVEILCQMPDRGCSPNVFSYCSLMAGSYKYGRFSDVQNIFDEMMQTFSFPGVIPFNILMNSLCKEGKLEEASRVLDRMDDKGVRPNAITYTTLISGYCKSGNIDKAMEYAEKILSEMLRSDCTPDLVTYNVFIYGMCKEGKLQKNAKVVDEMLDNGFPPDVFTYNTVIHALCKGGNMDELSLPVVVVGRDNFCVQECCSMVIPSSCGILRLQMVATTATWKIFPLVCNFNARAKPQNPKAKSQNPALHLASILEKAASFKRSQAARPNHRSTHKSQVNWQRYEEAENMLNEMTAKDFRCKEPRVFNSLIRSFSEASMMEAAFKVYDRMHDFCEPNVDTFNALMNALVQNNSFETTISFFNKLVCAKVPVSVTTFNTAMNALCKAHRVEDAVELLRQMPEHRYLPDTYTYNTPIRGFCDKRNTEEAVELLVEMTSKKINPTVRTLNTLVHGFFKAGDPKRALEICNEFLTTGSLANVVALMFRIFSMK, encoded by the exons ATGGAAGCAGCTTTCAAGGTTTATGATCGGATGCATGATTTTTGTGAGCCCAATGTTGATACGTTTAATGCTCTTCTGAATGCACTGGTGCAAAACAATAGTTTTGAAACAGCTATTTCGTTCTTTAATAAATTGGTCTGTGCCAAAGTTCCTGTCTCTGTTACGACTTTCAATATTGCCATGAATGAACTTTGCAAGGTTCATAGGGTAGAGGATGTTGTTGAGCTCTTGAGCCAAATGCCTGAACATCGTTACCTGCCCGATACATATACTTACAATACGCCAATAAGAGGATTTTGTGACAAAGGAAATACCGAAGAAGCAGTTGAGTTACTCGTCGAGATGACAAGTAAGAAAATTAATCCCACTGTTAGAACTTTGAATACTTTGGTTCATGGCTTTTGCAAGGCAGGAGATCCCAAGAGAGCTTTGGAAATATGCAATGAGTTTTTGACCACAGGTTCATTTGCCAACGTTGTTACCTACACTTTGCTGATATGGGGCATGGCCAAAGAGGGATACATTGACCAAGCTGTAGAAATTCTATGCCAGATGCCAGACAGGGGTTGCTCTCCAAATGTGTTCTCGTATTGCTCTCTCATGGCCGGTTCCTACAAATATGGAAGGTTTTCTGATGTTCAGAATATTTTCGATGAAATGATGCAAACATTCAGTTTCCCGGGGGTGATCCCCTTCAATATATTGATGAATAGCCTTTGTAAGGAAGGGAAGTTGGAAGAAGCATCTAGGGTTTTGGATAGAATGGATGACAAGGGAGTTCGTCCTAATGCTATTACTTATACAACATTAATTAGTGGATACTGCAAATCGGGTAATATAGATAAGGCTATGGAATAT GCCGAGAAGATTTTAAGCGAGATGCTTAGGAGTGACTGCACACCTGATCTTGTAACATACAACGTCTTCATATATGGTATGTGTAAAGAAGGGAAACTTCAGAAAAATGCCAAGGTGGTAGATGAGATGTTGGACAATGGTTTCCCTCCTGACGTTTTTACGTACAACACTGTGATTCATGCTTTGTGCAAGGGAGGCAATATGGACGAGTTATCGTTACCTG TGGTGGTTGTGGGAAGGGATAATTTTTGTGTCCAAGAATGTTGCTCTATGGTGATTCCTTCATCCTGTGGTATCTTGCGACTGCAAATGGTAGCAACGACTGCGACTTGGAAAATATTTCCGTTAGTTTGTAACTTCAACGCAAGAGCAAAGCCGCAAAACCCAAAAGCAAAGTCACAAAACCCAGCTCTGCATTTGGCCTCAATTCTGGAGAAAGCAGCATCCTTTAAACGAAGCCAAGCAGCGAGACCAAATCACAGGAGCACCCACAAGTCACAAGTCAATTGGCAA AGGTATGAAGAAGCAGAAAACATGCTCAATGAGATGACGGCAAAGGATTTCCGATGCAAAGAGCCGAGAGTGTTCAATAGCTTAATCAGGAGCTTTAGCGAGGCATCAATGATGGAAGCAGCTTTCAAGGTTTATGATCGGATGCATGATTTTTGTGAGCCCAATGTTGATACGTTTAATGCTCTTATGAATGCACTGGTGCAAAACAATAGTTTTGAAACAACTATTTCGTTCTTTAATAAATTGGTCTGTGCCAAAGTTCCTGTCTCTGTTACGACTTTCAATACTGCCATGAATGCACTTTGCAAGGCTCACAGGGTAGAGGATGCTGTTGAGCTCTTGAGGCAAATGCCTGAACATCGTTACCTGCCCGATACATATACTTACAATACGCCAATAAGAGGATTTTGTGACAAAAGAAATACCGAAGAAGCAGTTGAGTTACTCGTCGAGATGACAAGTAAGAAAATTAATCCCACTGTTAGAACTTTGAATACTTTGGTTCATGGCTTTTTTAAGGCAGGAGATCCCAAGAGAGCTTTGGAAATATGCAATGAGTTTTTGACCACGGGTTCACTTGCCAACGTTGTTGCCTTGATGTTCAGAATATTTTCGATGAAATGA